TGGGCGATGGCAGGTCCACGGCAATGAACGCAGAGGAGCAGATCCTTCGATCCTGGTAGATATCCCGAAAGACGTACTCGTGGGACTCCAGAAAGAATGTGCGTCCACCCAAGGTAAAGGTGATTTTGGGCAGCGCCGAAATGCTCTCGCACGGAACCAGGAACTGTCCAAAGGACGAGGGAGTTCCCCCAATGGATTCGTTGATGAGTATAGCCTGGTCATAGGGCAATGCCAGGAAGGAGGTGCCCGTGTCGATGATCACTTCGCATCCCTGCTGGCACAACTCGAGATTCCGGATAACGGCCGAATCCATTTTCACCTGCCAATAGGCTCGATGGCTCACCTGCACGTACGTAAAGTTGCCCGTGTAGTAATGCGGATTGGATCCGCCAAAGAAGATGGCTCCACCCTCCTTCTCGCCATGTCTGCTGAGGTAAACACTGAATATGGGTTTCGTGAGCAGTCCCTGCTCCATCATGGCATAAAACGGCGGCTTGATGCGCTGCATGGAGATGCTGCGATAGGCCAGTCCGAAGATGCCGTCGAACTTGGCTGCCAAGAAGATGGGACCCGGCATTTCGGTGGCCTCCGCGAAGGTCTGATCCTGAATCTGCAGGCCAGCCACGCGCACGGTGTCGGTGGAGAGGAAGCCGAACAGACTGCCACTGCCGTAGTGGATGGCAAAGCGGTCGCCCCTCACCTGGTGACTGGTGGACCTCTTGGCAAAGTAGCGATTGTGCACGCGACAGGCCACCATTCTGGACGCACACGTGGCGGATGGCACCCAGAGATTCGAGGAGCCCGTATCGAATATCACCTTGAAGCTCTGCGGGGGCGTCCCGATGGTGATGGGGCCAAAGTACTGGGCGTCCAGGTAGTTGCTCAGCGGCGTGCTCTTCACCTCCGAGTTCCACTCGCCACGGAAATGGCTCACCTCCTCGGCGTACTTCAAACGCAGTCGGTCCATCCGGATGCCCAACTTCTCGAAGCGATGGCGGGCGGAGGGGAAGCGGCGCAGGGGCACGCGGTACAACTGCAGCGTGCAGCTGACCAGAGGTGGAAACTGAACCGGAAGTACGAAGAGCACCGGAAGCAGCGAAACGAGCAGCCACATAATGCTATCAAAAGCAGCCGATAACCAGGCAATGTTGAAAACCAGGCAAGTGTCTCAATAAAATATCTAAGCAACACTGGGCGGAAAATGGAAGGCACCCCCACGCTTTCTTAGTTGTGTAATAAattgtgtttaaatatttcatttcaatatgCCCGGGCTTTGATTACAGATGTGGAGTAGTGTCCTGAAGGATAAGACTAGCGGTTACCCTTTAGGAACCATCCTGTGGAGGAGCTCAAagtaatattcaaatttatagaagATAAGCACTTTAAACGCAAACGAGATGTAACTGCATTGCTTGAGCTTTTTAAATAGGTTTAATTTGTGTCGCAAAAAACTCGATATACCCAATTCAGGGAAATAACCGCCCGGCAGCATAAAAATTtccataaaaatgtaattggAAATGTGAAACGTCTGTGTGGCAGCAGTTTGGAATCGAGCTCTGATCGaatgtgttgctgttgttgttgctgttgctgttgaggACGAGGACGTGGAAAACCTTTTCAATGCAATGTGAAAAGCGTCTGTAGGTGTTGAGTTTCAGTCGAATCGATGTGTGTACTCgagtgaaaataaatataagtgtGTGCACCGATGACAGGGTCTTCTAATTGTACTTGCTGCCATTCGGGGAGCTGTTTGATTGCACTTTCATTTTAGCACTGCCATTTGCGTAAATGTTTGCTCAATTGCTTGGATACGAATGTGTATCAAAATGTTCATAAAGTTCATATCGTTCATATTGAAGTTGTTTGAGAGGAAATGCAGGGACATCACACGTCCCGATGAgcgccaattaaaatgccaaccCACCGGTGGGGATAATGCGACAATAACAGCGCTTtcagcaaaagaaaaagggAACGAAGGACACAAATCCCGAAAACCTTaaccttctcgtcccgaaaGCCAGCTGTCAATGGCAGGCCACACCTGCGCTAATGGGCCAGGGAATATGACAATTCACggggctcctgctccttggccttATTACTTTCAGCAGAAAGTCAGAATGTCGCTGGGGGCTTGGCGGCACATTTAATTAGTGCATTTTCCTCGCCGACTGAGCGGCTTCTGACCTGGCCCAAAAAGGATTGGCAGAAGTACTACTGTGAGCTCGCACCGTTTAATTGGAGGCGACTTTCTGGCCCAGGGCAAATAACATTATCGGCTGAATTCGAATTGCATTATGCGCCATTAGGCAAAGCAGGCCCTCATTGAATTAGGCAAACACAATTAAAGTTAGGGGACAAGCCAAAGTTGGCGCTTGTGATTCCGGGTGGCTGTCAGTGAAATTCGTCAGTGGCACAGAGTTAAAGTCAAAAGTCATGTCGGTGACAGGAAGTCCTTGCAGAGCTGTCACCGGGTGTCAAGAGCCAAAGGAAAACTTGTGTGTGGCAACACTTGTTGATTTTTCccgaaaagaaacgaaaagtttgtcagtttcctttttttttgtttgtttcttttttggcttCCTCGACCTGTGTCCACCGCAAGGCAAAAGGTAAACTCTGTCTCAAATTGGAAAGCGGAAATTGCAGGCAGCACATTTTGTAATCTTTGATGCTTATAAATTAGGTTTGAACGGAAAAAGCCGAGCGAAAAGAGGGGAAAACTTCTCCCTGCTGGATAATATGAAAGAGATAGAGTTCCCCGACTGGACATGGAATGGCAGGAAAACCCGAAACCCACAGCTGGTCAAAAGTTTTCGCCAAGAACTTCGGGCCAAGGCGATGATTCAGGGCATGTGGTCCAGGCCAAGTCTCTTCCACATGcccaaaaaaaccaattataaCGTGAAACTTTGACTCAGCtctctacatacatatatagtacatCTGAGAGCACACAAAAAAGGGTCTGTTTCTTTAAATGGCTGCCTAAGAAgagccaaaaaatatttatatatgcggCTCGCTGACTTGTTGccgttttaaattatttatggcccAATTAGTGGGGTCGAAACAAGCCAAAAACCGGGCAAACCCGCGAGTTGGTATCCagtttattgatttgttttgcatttcgcacAGACAGCCGCAGAAACAGTAGCAGAAACAGCAAGAGAAACTTTATTGCCCTAACCCTAACCGAGTTTTTGGCCCAGAGCggcgaaatataaataaggACTCGGCGAGTCCTGTTCTGTGTGCAGCAGAACCCGTGTCCTTTGGCATGCATTTCTGCGCTGCAAATGCCAATGGAGCAGCTgaaatatggaaatgaattgcCAATGCCACGGGAAACCCGATAGTGGGAGGtaaattgaaaactttatGCCACCGGAGGTGTTACATCTCTGAAGAATTACGGTCTGAAAGGATAATGCTGTGCCATTTATGAACGACAGTGCACTGCAGTGTGATGAATAAGGCTAGGGGGAAAATGTGCTTAAGCCTTGCTCTTAACCCATTAGCACGGTGATTTTCACACTTAAACTTTGCGGTCGTTAGCGGGAAAATTAAGCCGTTTTAAAGCCGGTTAAATGGCTTTGCCAGCGGCATTGATTGATATCCTGCACTGCTGGCGATCAATTAAGCGAACAACGATGTCAAACACTCTGCACtccattttgattgattttctcGGCAATAAAAGGCTGTTGATAAAGGAGCAGGCGCTTTCTCGCAATCTGCATCAGTAATTAGCTAGCAATAGAACTCCTTATACTCGTGCATATAAAAATGGCAATATGCTTTATGCTCCCTATTGCAATTGTAGGTGACAGCCACCTACTCAACTTCACTGGCAGCTGCTGTTTCCATTCGATTTGCATATAGAATGTTACCCAGTTGCGATGACAGGCAGTGGAAATTGTTTTGAAGCCATCAGCAGCACGAGAGTTGAGCAAGTTTCTGCCGTCCCACTTGATGGCTTAAAGTTCCTTTGCCATTCGCCGCTTCAAAGTTCAAAGTTCAAAGTTTCCCGTTTCCAGTTGCCCCACCGAAAACAATGATGCAATTGCTTAAGCCGACAagagcaaatatttaattagccAATGTCCTCGCGGCCAGAGAAGCACTAAGCAGATGAGAGAGGAGGGCACATCCTGCGGCCAAATTTTTCGGCAGCCACAGGCATTCGAGCGTAAAAGGCACGTCGGATGTAATACACTTTATGGCCAAGGACTTTGGGGGAATCCCCGCCGCCAGCGAGGCGCTAAGTTCGCCCCTATTCATAATACGTCCACACATAATTAAGGGGATTTGGCCGCAGAGGCAGAATCCACACATAAATCACATTCGTACTGAATGCTCATCGCGTTCCGAGGACGCGGTTTTAGTCATAGACGAAAGTCCTTTTTGTGGAAAGTGTCATAATTACTTCGGACTTATTCAGTTCCGTCGGCTGACTTAGTTCtttattcatattatttagtttagtttctGTGTAAGCCAAAAATACCCCAAGTTGAGATATATTTCTCAGTGCATAATCAATACATTCCCAATTCCTATAGCTGGCAAAATCCACCCGAAACCTATGTTTTTCCTGTTATTTACTAGGTGTTTcaacatatttaaatagtcTTGCCTGCCCTTTGACTGGCTGCCAAATTGTTAATGTCTGCGTTTCTGCCCCGCCCCCCAAATGACCCCGCCTCCTGATCCTGTGGAGGATGGCGTTAATTAAAGCAGCTGCCGAACCCTTTGGAAAAGA
This sequence is a window from Drosophila teissieri strain GT53w chromosome 2R, Prin_Dtei_1.1, whole genome shotgun sequence. Protein-coding genes within it:
- the LOC122613905 gene encoding lysosomal aspartic protease, with product MWLLVSLLPVLFVLPVQFPPLVSCTLQLYRVPLRRFPSARHRFEKLGIRMDRLRLKYAEEVSHFRGEWNSEVKSTPLSNYLDAQYFGPITIGTPPQSFKVIFDTGSSNLWVPSATCASRMVACRVHNRYFAKRSTSHQVRGDRFAIHYGSGSLFGFLSTDTVRVAGLQIQDQTFAEATEMPGPIFLAAKFDGIFGLAYRSISMQRIKPPFYAMMEQGLLTKPIFSVYLSRHGEKEGGAIFFGGSNPHYYTGNFTYVQVSHRAYWQVKMDSAVIRNLELCQQGCEVIIDTGTSFLALPYDQAILINESIGGTPSSFGQFLVPCESISALPKITFTLGGRTFFLESHEYVFRDIYQDRRICSSAFIAVDLPSPSGPLWILGDVFLGKYYTEFDMERHRIGFADARS